The Rattus rattus isolate New Zealand chromosome 1, Rrattus_CSIRO_v1, whole genome shotgun sequence genome includes a region encoding these proteins:
- the LOC116889136 gene encoding 60S ribosomal protein L39-like, which produces MLSYKTFRFKQFLAKKQKRNCPIPQWMLMKIGNKTKQNRYNSRRRHWRRTKLSP; this is translated from the coding sequence ATGTTGTCTTACAAGACTTTCAGATTCAAGCAATTCCTGGCCAAGAAACAAAAGCGAAATTGTCCTATTCCTCAATGGATGCTGATGAAAATtggtaataaaacaaaacaaaacaggtacaACTCTAGGAGAAGACACTGGAGGAGAACGAAGCTGAGTCCGTAA
- the Dcaf12 gene encoding DDB1- and CUL4-associated factor 12, with protein sequence MARKAVSRKRKAPASPGAGSDAQGPQFGWDHSLHKRKRLPPVKRSLVYYLKNREVRLQNETNYSRVLHGYAAQQLPSLLKEREFHLGTLNKVFASQWLNHRQVVCGTKCNTLFVVDVQTGQITKIPILKDREPGGVTQQGCGIHAIELNPSRTFLATGGDNPNSLAIYRLPTLDPVCVGDDGHKDWIFSIAWINDTMAVSGSRDGSMGLWEVTDDVLTKSDARHNVSPVPVYAHITHKALKDIPKEDTNPDNCKVRALAFNNKNKELGAVSLDGYFHLWKAENALSKLLSTKLPYCRENVCLAYGSEWSVYAVGSQAHVSFLDPRQPSYNVKSVCSRERGSGIRSVSFYEHIITVGTGQGSLLFYDIRAQRFLEERLSACYGSKPRLAGENLKLTTGKGWLNHDETWRNYFSDIDFFPNAVYTHCYDSSGTKLFVAGGPLPSGLHGNYAGLWS encoded by the exons ATGGCCCGGAAAGCAGTTAGCAGGAAGCGGAAAGCGCCTGCCTCGCCAGGAGCCGGGAGCGACGCTCAGGGCCCACAG TTTGGCTGGGATCACTCGCTGCACAAAAGGAAAAGACTCCCCCCAGTGAAGAGATCCCTAGTGTACTACCTGAAGAACCGAGAAGTCAGGCTACAGAATGAAACCAACTACTCTCGGGTGTTACATGGTTATGCGGCACAACAACTTCCCAGTCTCCTCAAGGAGAGAGAATTTCACCTTGGGACCCTTAATAAAGTGTTTGCTTCTCAGTGGTTGAATCATAGACAAGTGGTGTGTGGCACGAAATGCAACACG CTCTTTGTAGTGGATGTCCAGACAGGCCAAATTACCAAGATTCCTATTCTGAAAGACCGGGAACCTGGAGGTGTGACTCAGCAGGGCTGTGGTATCCATGCAATTGAACTGAAtccttctagaacattcctaGCCACTGGAGGAGACAACCCAAACAGTCTCGCCATCTATCGCCTGCCTACATTagatcctgtgtgtgtgggtgat GATGGACACAAGGATTGGATCTTTTCTATTGCATGGATCAACGATACCATGGCAGTGTCTG GCTCTCGGGATGGGTCTATGGGACTCTGGGAGGTGACAGATGACGTGTTGACCAAAAGTGATGCAAGACATAACGTGTCACCAGTCCCTGTGTATGCTCATATCACTCACAAGGCCTTAAAGGATATCCCCAAGGAGGATACAAACCCGGACAACTGCAAGGTGCGGGCTTTAGCCTTCAACAACAAGAACAAG GAGTTGGGAGCAGTATCGCTAGATGGCTACTTCCATCTCTGGAAGGCTGAAAATGCACTGTCGAAG CTCCTTTCCACCAAATTGCCATATTGTAGAGAAAATGTGTGTCTGGCCTATGGTAGTGAGTGGTCAGTGTATGCGGTGGGCTCTCAAGCGCATGTCTCCTTCTTGGATCCACGGCAGCCATCGTACAACGTCAAGTCTGTCTGCTCCAGGGAGAGAGGCAGTG gGATTCGCTCAGTGAGCTTCTATGAACACATCATCACTGTGGGCACAGGGCAGGGCTCCCTGCTGTTCTATGACATCCGAGCTCAGAGATTTTTGGAAGAAAGGCTCTCAGCTTGTTATGGGTCCAAGCCCAGACTCGCAGGGGAGAATCTGAAACTAACTACTGGCAAGGGCTGGCTG AATCATGATGAAACCTGGAGGAATTACTTTTCGGACATTGATTTCTTCCCTAATGCTGTTTACACCCACTGCTACGACTCGTCCGGAACGAAGCTCTTCGTAGCAGGGGGTCCCCTCCCTTCTGGGCTCCATGGAAACTATGCTGGACTGTGGAGTTAA